A single region of the Silene latifolia isolate original U9 population chromosome 8, ASM4854445v1, whole genome shotgun sequence genome encodes:
- the LOC141595219 gene encoding uncharacterized protein LOC141595219 gives MESTGHLFRDCELSRRIWAGSELGIRVMNAETGDIKEWIINWIRYFYNRMGGERSVIAFAAILWGLWTLRNNVIFKEMAVTQQYLVHGFFKSVHENIRILCAHLAKKDKGIINCNGQDEQSLSSLAEIREGKPIRVIGMQGTCEVIRVKVDASWRQDYRAAIGWVAYNSAGTEIIRKQQKIRAESALQAEALGIRNALSWAQQCRYLHLDIATDCLQLINQIAGIEKENHLINQALASIRWLYADFHCLSFNFIPRSLNVVAHGLAYQAMRL, from the coding sequence ATGGAATCTACAGGACATCTATTCAGAGACTGTGAATTATCCAGACGTATTTGGGCAGGGTCTGAGCTTGGTATTAGAGTTATGAATGCTGAAACTGGCGATATAAAGGAGTGGATAATAAACTGGATCCGATACTTCTATAATAGAATGGGGGGAGAAAGGAGTGTGATTGCCTTTGCGGCAATACTATGGGGTTTATGGACCCTAAGAAATAACGTGATTTTTAAGGAAATGGCCGTTACACAACAATACCTTGTTCATGGCTTCTTCAAATCCGTTCATGAGAATATACGGATTCTGTGTGCTCATCTTGCCAAAAAGGACAAAGGAATTATTAACTGTAATGGGCAGGATGAGCAATCCTTGTCCTCACTTGCTGAGATTCGGGAGGGTAAGCCAATCAGAGTCATAGGAATGCAGGGCACATGTGAGGTAATCCGGGTCAAGGTGGACGCGAGTTGGAGACAAGACTATAGGGCGGCTATAGGATGGGTGGCTTATAATTCCGCAGGTACGGAGATCATACGTAAGCAACAAAAGATAAGGGCGGAGTCAGCTCTACAGGCGGAAGCTTTGGGTATTCGTAATGCCCTTTCATGGGCACAGCAGTGTCGATACCTCCACCTTGATATAGCAACGGATTGCCTACAACTTATTAACCAAATTGCAGGGATTGAGAAGGAGAATCATCTGATCAATCAAGCTCTAGCTAGCATTCGGTGGCTTTATGCGGATTTTCATTGTCTAAGTTTTAACTTTATCCCGAGATCGCTTAATGTTGTAGCGCATGGTCTGGCTTATCAGGCCATGAGACTGTAA